A DNA window from Arachis duranensis cultivar V14167 chromosome 3, aradu.V14167.gnm2.J7QH, whole genome shotgun sequence contains the following coding sequences:
- the LOC107480862 gene encoding thylakoid lumenal 15 kDa protein 1, chloroplastic, producing MALSLNILSLCSTSSSTSKPHIRTSTCHLAPFTLTFKQQQSSQKLTFSLAESVSGATLAALISASLFFVDPALAFKGGGPYGQEVTRGQDLSGKDFSGKTLIKQDFKTSILRQANFKGAKLLGASFFDADLTGADLSDADLRSADFSLANVTKANLSNANLEGALATGNTSFKGSNITGADFTDVPLRDDQREYLCKVADGVNPTTGNATRDTLLCN from the exons AACTTCCACTTGTCATCTTGCTCCTTTCACACTCACCTTCAAGCAACAACAATCTTCTCAGAAGCTGACATTCTCATTGGCTGAATCTGTGTCTGGTGCCACCCTTGCTGCTCTCATCTCTGCTTCTTTGTTCTTTGTTGACCCTGCACTTGCATTCAAG GGTGGAGGTCCATATGGCCAAGAGGTCACAAGGGGACAAGATCTCTCTGGCAAGGATTTCAGTGGAAAGACCCTCATCAAGCAAGACTTCAAAACG TCCATATTGAGACAGGCCAATTTTAAAGGTGCAAAGTTGTTAGGTGCTAGCTTCTTCGATGCTGATTTAACAG GTGCTGACCTTTCAGATGCTGATCTTAGAAGTGCAGATTTTTCATTGGCAAATGTCACAAAG GCAAATTTAAGCAATGCTAACCTGGAAGGTGCACTTGCAACAGGAAATACATCTTTTAAAGGATCAAATATTACCGGAGCAG ATTTTACTGATGTGCCGCTAAGAGACGATCAACGCGAATATCTGTGCAAAGTTGCAGATGG AGTGAACCCAACAACTGGAAATGCTACGCGAGATACATTGCTGTGCAATTAG
- the LOC107480861 gene encoding ARF guanine-nucleotide exchange factor GNOM, with translation MGHLKMQMETGINAIEDQSGYTNRNSIACMINAEIGAVLAVMRRNVRWGVHYMADDDQLEHSLVKSLKELRRQIFSWQGQWHSINPVLYLQPFLDVIKSDETGAPITGVALSSVYKILTLDVIDQNTVNIEDAMHLVVDAITSCRFEVTDPGSEEVALMKILQVLLACVKCKASTTLSNQHICTIVNSCFHIVHQAGTKSELLQRIARYTMHELVRCIFSHLQDIENTEHLLINERSPLKQETSGQNNESTVFSRLLENGSQNSSYDGEPLGISSGIASAVTSTVMDENSAFASNGNETDPHELQLMSEPYGVPCMVEIFHFLCSLLNVVEHMGMNPRSNTIAFDEDVPLFALTLINSAIELGGPFFRCHPRLLSLIQDELFRNLMQFGLSMSPLVLSMVCSIVLNLYHHLRKELKLQLEAFFSCVILRLAQSKYGASYQQQEVAMEALVDFCRQKTFMVEMYANYDCDITCSNVFEDITNLLSKSAFPVNNPLSSMHILALDGLIAVMQGMAERIGNGYVSSERSPVNLEQYIPFWLEKCENYGDPNDWVPFVFRRKYFKQRLMIGADHFNRDVKKGLEFLQGTHLLPDKLDPQSVACFLRYTAGLDKNLIGDYLGNHDEFCVQVLHQFARTFDFQGITLDKALRIFLESFRLPGESQKIHRVLEAFSERYFEQSPDVLVNKDAALVLSYSIIMLNTDHHNVQVKKKMTEEDFIRNNRLINGGKDLPREFLSEIYHSICKNEIRTTPEPGFGFPEMSPSRWISLMHKSRKTAPFIVSDSRADLDYDMFAILSGPAIAAISVVFDNAENEEIYQTCIDGFLAVAKISAHYHLANVIDDLVVCLCKFITILDPFSVEESVQALGDDTKVRMALETVFAIANSYGDYIRAAGWRNILDCILRLHKLGLLPTRLVSDAAEESELSAESGHGKPNSNLSSSTQLPSVSTPKRSSGLMSRFSQLLYLGTEEPRSVPTAEELVAHQQAVQIIQKCHIDTVFTESKFLQAESLLLLARALINAGGQPRKGNSISGDEDTSVFCLELLVAITLNNRDRIGLLWKDVYEHISNIVQSTVTPCILIEKAVFGLLRICHRLLPYKESIADELLRSLQLVLKLDARVADIYYEQITQEVSRLVKANASHVRSQLGWRTITSLLSFTARHQESSEAGFDTLLFIMSDGAHLLPANYVLCVDTARQFAESRLGQVERSVVALDLMAGSVNCLEKWTSDAKQAAKDEEVEKMLKDIVEMWLRLVQGIKKVCLDPREEVRNHALLSLQTCLTGAVGIHVPPDLWLQCFDQVIFTAVDDLLEIAEEYYQKEYRNMEGTLILVLKLLSKVFLQSLSKLSQLTDFSKLWVAVLDRTEKYTKAKIRGRRSEKLQELVPELLKNTLLVMKSQGILLPSSGAGENSLWELTWLHMKNIAPSLQSEVFPAPELQQALHKQIEAVDANTSVSSNETVSQDGAGVGS, from the exons ATGGGACATCTAAAGATGCAGATGGAAACTGGTATCAATGCAATAGAGGATCAATCTGGGTATACTAATAGAAATAGTATAGCATGCATGATCAATGCTGAAATTGGCGCTGTTTTGGCGGTCATGCGAAGAAATGTTAGATGGGGGGTTCATTATATGGCAGATGATGACCAATTGGAGCACTCTCTTGTTAAGTCGTTAAAGGAATTAAGGAGGCAAATCTTTTCATGGCAAGGTCAATGGCATTCCATCAACCCAGTCTTGTATCTCCAGCCTTTCTTGGATGTAATTAAATCAGACGAAACTGGTGCACCAATCACAGGTGTTGCTCTCTCATCTGTTTACAAGATCTTAACCCTTGATGTGATAGATCAAAACACGGTCAACATTGAGGATGCCATGCACTTGGTGGTTGATGCTATCACAAGTTGCAGATTTGAGGTGACTGATCCTGGATCAGAAGAAGTGGCATTGATGAAGATATTACAAGTTCTTCTAGCATGTGTGAAATGTAAAGCATCGACTACGCTGAGTAACCAACACATTTGCACCATAGTAAATTCTTGTTTCCATATAGTTCATCAAGCAGGAACCAAAAGTGAGCTGTTACAGCGGATAGCACGGTACACTATGCATGAACTTGTAAGGTGTATATTTTCTCACCTTCAGGATATTGAGAACACAGAGCATTTGTTGATAAATGAGAGATCTCCTTTAAAACAAGAG ACCAGTGGACAAAACAATGAGAGCACTGTATTTAGCAGACTGTTGGAGAATGGGAGCCAGAATTCTTCATATGATGGTGAACCACTAGGAATTTCTTCTGGTATTGCAAGTGCTGTAACGTCAACCGTAATGGATGAAAACTCAGCTTTTGCTAGCAATGGCAACGAGACTGATCCACATGAATTACAGCTTATGTCTGAACCATATGGGGTTCCCTGTATGGTGGAGATATTTCacttcttgtgttctttgttgaATGTTGTTGAGCATATGGGAATGAATCCTAGATCAAACACAATAGCATTTGATGAAGATGTGCCTCTTTTTGCCTTAACTTTGATCAATTCAGCCATAGAGTTGGGAGGACCTTTCTTTCGCTGTCACCCAAGATTACTGAGCTTAATTCAGGATGAATTATTTCGCAACCTTATGCAATTTGGTTTGTCAATGAGCCCTCTTGTACTTTCAATGGTGTGCAGCATTGTTCTTAATTTGTATCATCATCTTCGTAAGGAACTCAAGTTACAGCTGGAAGCATTTTTTTCTTGTGTAATTTTGAGGCTTGCACAAAGCAAATATGGGGCTTCATATCAGCAACAGGAGGTTGCCATGGAGGCCCTTGTTGATTTTTGCAGGCAAAAAACATTCATGGTAGAGATGTATGCTAATTATGACTGTGATATAACTTGTAGTAATGTCTTTGAAGACATTACTAACTTGTTGTCCAAAAGTGCATTTCCTGTGAACAATCCATTGTCTTCCATGCATATTCTTGCTTTGGATGGTCTTATTGCTGTCATGCAGGGAATGGCTGAAAGGATAGGCAATGGATATGTAAGTTCCGAGCGTTCTCCTGTGAATTTGGAACAGTATATTCCTTTCTGGCTGGAAAAATGTGAAAATTATGGTGATCCAAATGATTGGGTTCCTTTTGTCTTCCGAAGAAAGTACTTCAAGCAAAGATTGATGATAGGGGCTGATCACTTCAATCGCGATGTTAAGAAAGGCCTTGAATTTCTCCAAGGAACACATCTTTTACCTGATAAACTTGATCCCCAAAGTGTTGCCTGCTTTCTCAGATACACTGCTGGGTTGGATAAGAATCTCATTGGTGATTACCTAGGAAATCACGATGAGTTCTGTGTTCAGGTTCTTCATCAATTTGCCAGAACATTTGACTTCCAAGGCATTACCTTAGACAAAGCCCTGCGTATATTTTTGGAGAGTTTTAGGCTTCCTGGAGAATCACAGAAGATACATAGGGTGCTCGAAGCTTTCTCTGAGAGATATTTTGAGCAATCACCAGATGTTCTTGTTAACAAGGATGCTGCTCTCGTGTTATCCTACTCAATTATAATGCTTAATACGGATCATCACAACGTTCAGGTCAAAAAGAAGATGACGGAAGAGGATTTCATCAGGAATAACAGGCTTATTAATGGTGGGAAGGACCTCCCACGTGAATTCCTGTCAGAGATTTATCATTCCATTTGTAAGAATGAAATCCGCACAACCCCTGAACCGGGTTTTGGATTTCCTGAAATGAGCCCAAGTCGGTGGATTTCTCTAATGCACAAGTCCAGAAAGACTGCTCCATTTATTGTATCTGATTCCAGAGCAGACCTTGATTATGATATGTTTGCCATATTGTCAGGCCCAGCAATTGCTGCCATTTCGGTGGTATTTGATAATGCTGAAAATGAAGAGATATATCAAACTTGTATCGATGGATTCTTAGCTGTTGCGAAGATATCAGCTCACTATCATCTTGCAAATGTAATTGATGATTTGGTTGTGTGCCTTTGCAAGTTCATTACCATTTTGGATCCATTCTCAGTTGAGGAATCTGTCCAAGCCCTGGGAGATGACACAAAAGTAAGAATGGCACTTGAGACAGTTTTTGCTATTGCAAATAGCTATGGTGATTACATCCGTGCAGCAGGGTGGAGAAATATTCTTGATTGCATCTTAAGATTGCACAAGTTAGGCCTTCTTCCTACTCGTTTGGTGAGTGATGCAGCTGAGGAGTCAGAGCTTTCTGCAGAATCCGGACATGGAAAACCTAATTCCAACTTGTCCTCATCAACTCAACTTCCATCTGTTAGTACTCCAAAGAGATCATCTGGACTGATGAGTAGGTTTAGTCAACTCTTATATCTTGGCACTGAAGAGCCTAGATCAGTACCAACTGCAGAAGAACTTGTTGCTCATCAGCAGGCTGTACAAATAATTCAGAAGTGTCACATTGATACTGTATTCACTGAGAGTAAATTTCTGCAAGCCGAATCTCTATTGCTGCTTGCAAGAGCACTCATTAATGCTGGAGGTCAACCTCGAAAAGGTAACAGCATCTCTGGGGATGAAGATACTTCAGTTTTCTGCCTGGAGTTACTAGTAGCAATCACATTGAATAATAGGGACAGAATTGGACTTCTATGGAAGGATGTTTATGAGCACATATCCAATATTGTTCAGTCAACTGTGACGCCTTGCATACTGATAGAAAAGGCCGTTTTTGGGCTTCTAAGGATTTGCCATCGCTTACTTCCATACAAAGAGAGCATTGCTGATGAACTTTTGAGGTCCCTGCAACTTGTCTTGAAACTTGATGCTCGGGTTGCAGATATATATTATGAGCAGATTACTCAAGAAGTCAGTCGGCTTGTAAAGGCAAATGcttctcatgtcagatctcagTTAGGATGGCGGACAATTACGTCACTTCTTTCCTTCACTGCTCGGCACCAGGAATCGTCTGAGGCTGGATTTGATACACTGCTGTTCATTATGTCTGACGGGGCCCACTTGCTTCCTGCAAATTATGTTCTTTGTGTCGATACTGCAAGGCAGTTCGCTGAGTCCCGTTTAGGACAGGTAGAACGGTCTGTGGTTGCGCTAGATCTTATGGCTGGTTCTGTCAATTGTTTAGAGAAGTGGACTAGTGATGCTAAGCAGGCAGCAAAAGATGAGGAAGTGGAGAAGATGTTGAAGGACATTGTGGAAATGTGGTTGAGGCTAGTGCAGGGAATAAAGAAGGTATGTTTGGACCCAAGAGAGGAGGTTAGAAATCATGCTCTGTTGTCTCTGCAGACATGCCTGACAGGAGCTGTTGGGATTCATGTCCCACCTGATTTGTGGTTACAGTGTTTCGATCAAGTGATTTTCACTGCAGTGGATGATCTGCTTGAAATCGCTGAGGAATACTATCAAAAGGAATACCGGAACATGGAAGGGACACTTATTCTTGTGTTGAAGCTCTTGTCTAAGGTTTTCCTCCAGTCACTCTCCAAACTATCACAATTGACAGATTTCTCAAAACTATGGGTCGCTGTGCTAGATCGGACAGAAAAATATACGAAAGCAAAAATTAGGGGAAGGAGAAGTGAGAAGCTTCAAGAGCTTGTGCCTGAGCTCCTGAAGAACACTTTGCTTGTCATGAAATCACAGGGCATACTTTTACCGAGCAGTGGCGCTGGTGAAAATAGTTTGTGGGAACTGACATGGCTACATATGAAGAATATTGCTCCATCATTGCAGTCTGAGGTGTTCCCTGCTCCAGAGCTTCAGCAGGCACTGCATAAACAGATTGAAGCCGTTGACGCAAACACTTCTGTTTCTTCAAATGAAACAGTGAGCCAAGATGGTGCTGGTGTTGGTTCCTAG
- the LOC107480860 gene encoding ARF guanine-nucleotide exchange factor GNOM-like, protein MGRLKLQAGINAIEEEEPEDCDATCPNKTTLSCMINSEIGAVLAVMRRNVRWGSSYMSGDDQMEHSLIQSLKALRRQIFSWHHQWHAINPTLYLQPFLDVIRSDETGAPITGVALSSVYKILTLDVIDQNTVNVEDAMHLVVDAVTSCRFEVTDPSSEEVVLMKILQVLLACMKSKASVMLSNQHVCTIVNTCFRIVHQAGTKGELLQRIARHTMHELVRCIFSHLQDVDNTDHALVNGSSNLKQETGGLNNEYAFGSRQLENGSLGSEYDNQTLPTNYAPSAASVATGTRMDENTAIAISGKDGVPYDMHLMTEPYGVPCMVEIFHFLCSLLNVVEHMGVGPRSNTIAFDEDVPLFALTLINSAIELGGPSIRCHPRLLGLIQDELFRNLMQFGLSMSPLILSMVCSVVLNLYNHLRTELKLQLEAFFSCVILRLAQGRYGASYQQQEVAMEALVDFCRQKTFMVDMYANFDCDITCSNVFEDLANLLSKSAFPVNCPLSAMHILALDGLIAVIQGMAERIDNGSVSSEYSPVNLEEYNAFWMVKCENYGDPNHWVPFVRRRKYIKRRLMIGADHFNRDPKKGLEFLQGTHLLPDKLDPQSVACFFRYTAGLDKNLVGDFLGNHDEFCVQVLHEFAGTFDFQDMNLDTALRLFLETFRLPGESQKIHRVLEAFSERYYEQSPHILANKDAALVLSYSMIMLNTDQHNVQVKKKMTEEDFIRNNRHINGGNDLPREFLSEIYHSICKNEIRTTPEQGVGFPEMTPSRWIDLMHKSKKTAPFIVSDTKAYLDHDMFAIMSGPTIAAISVVFDHAEHEEVYQTCTDGFLAVAKISACHHLEDVLDDLVVSLCKFTTLLNPSSVEEPVLAFGDDMKARMATVTVFTIANRYGDYIRTGWRNILDCILRLHKLGLLPARVASDAADESELSSETVHGKPVTNSLSSAHMPSIGTPRRSSGLMGRFSQLLSLDTEEPRSQPTEQQLAAHQRTLQTIQKCHIDSIFTESKFLQAESLLQLARALIWAAGRPQKGNSTPEDEDTAVFCLELLIAITLNNRDRIGILWQGVYEHISNIVQSTVMPCALVEKAVFGLLRICQRLLPYKENIADELLRSLQLVLKLDARVGDAYCEQITQEISRLVKANATHIRSQLGWRTITLLLTNTSSHIEASEAGFDALLFIMADGAHLLPANYAFCLDTARRFAESRVGQAERSIRALDVMAGSVNCLARWTSEAKEAQDEEQAAKMLQEFGEMWLRLVQGLRKVCLDQREDVRNHALLCLQNCLTGADGIYVPHGRVLQCFDIVIFTLLDDLLEIAQGHSQKEYRNMEGTLILAMKFLSKVFLQLLPDLSQLSTFCKLWLGVLSRMEKYMKVKIRGKRSEKLQETVPELLKNSLLVMKMKGILVQRSALGGDSLWELTWLHVNNISPSLQLEVFPEQDSDHLQKKQGEAVGGLVPDEMGSVPSSETESLEDAGVAG, encoded by the exons ATGGGGCGTCTGAAGCTGCAGGCTGGTATCAACGCGATAGAAGAGGAGGAACCTGAGGATTGTGATGCTACCTGTCCAAACAAGACAACTTTATCATGCATGATCAATTCTGAAATTGGCGCCGTGTTGGCAGTTATGCGGAGAAATGTAAGATGGGGGAGCAGTTATATGTCCGGCGATGATCAGATGGAGCACTCTCTCATTCAGTCTTTGAAGGCGTTAAGGAGACAAATCTTTTCATGGCACCATCAGTGGCACGCTATCAACCCGACCTTGTATCTCCAACCGTTTTTAGACGTGATTCGATCCGATGAGACAGGTGCACCAATTACTGGGGTTGCCTTGTCATCTGTTTACAAGATCTTAACATTGGATGTGATTGATCAAAATACAGTCAATGTTGAGGATGCTATGCACTTGGTGGTTGATGCTGTCACTAGCTGCAGATTTGAGGTTACTGATCCTTCATCAGAAGAAGTCGTCTTAATGAAGATACTGCAAGTTCTCCTAGCTTGTATGAAAAGTAAAGCATCTGTAATGCTGAGTAACCAACATGTTTGCACCATTGTGAATACTTGTTTTCGTATAGTTCATCAAGCGGGAACTAAGGGCGAGTTGTTGCAGCGGATAGCAAGGCACACAATGCATGAACTTGTGAGGTGTATTTTTTCTCATCTTCAAGATGTTGACAACACAGACCATGCATTGGTTAATGGAAGCTCTAATTTGAAACAGGAG ACTGGGGGCCTTAATAATGAATATGCTTTTGGAAGTAGACAATTGGAGAATGGGAGCCTCGGCTCTGAATATGATAATCAGACATTGCCCACAAACTATGCTCCCAGCGCTGCAAGTGTTGCTACAGGAACTCGGATGGACGAAAACACAGCAATTGCTATTAGTGGCAAGGATGGTGTACCATATGACATGCATCTCATGACTGAACCATATGGTGTTCCTTGCATGGTGGAAATATTTCACTTTTTGTGTTCTTTGCTGAATGTTGTTGAACATATGGGAGTTGGTCCAAGATCAAACACTATTGCGTTTGATGAGGATGTGCCTCTCTTTGCCCTAACTTTAATTAATTCTGCTATAGAACTTGGAGGGCCTTCTATTCGCTGTCACCCAAGGTTGCTTGGCTTAATTCAGGATGAATTGTTTCGCAATTTGATGCAATTTGGCTTGTCAATGAGCCCCCTTATACTTTCAATGGTTTGTAGCGTTGTGCTTAATCTGTATAATCACCTTCGGACTGAACTCAAATTACAGCTAGAAGCATTCTTTTCTTGTGTAATTTTGAGGCTTGCTCAGGGCAGATATGGGGCTTCATACCAGCAGCAGGAGGTAGCCATGGAGGCCCTTGTTGACTTCTGCAGGCAAAAGACTTTTATGGTAGACATGTATGCTAACTTTGACTGTGACATTACTTGCAGTAATGTCTTTGAAGACCTTGCTAATTTGTTGTCAAAAAGTGCATTTCCTGTGAATTGTCCATTGTCTGCCATGCATATTCTTGCTTTGGATGGTCTTATTGCTGTTATACAGGGAATGGCTGAGAGAATTGACAATGGATCTGTAAGCTCAGAATATTCCCCGGTGAATCTTGAAGAGTATAATGCATTCTGGATGGTCAAATGTGAGAACTATGGTGACCCAAATCATTGGGTTCCTTTTGTCCGCCGAAGAAAGTACATAAAGAGAAGGTTGATGATTGGAGCTGACCACTTTAATCGTGATCCTAAAAAAGGTCTAGAATTTCTCCAAGGAACACATCTTTTGCCTGACAAACTTGATCCCCAAAGTGTTGCCTGCTTTTTCCGATACACTGCTGGGTTGGATAAGAATCTTGTTGGTGATTTTCTAGGAAATCATGATGAATTCTGTGTTCAGGTTCTTCATGAATTTGCAGGAACATTTGATTTTCAAGACATGAACTTAGACACTGCACTGCGTCTATTTTTGGAGACTTTCAGACTGCCGGGAGAATCACAGAAGATTCATAGGGTACTTGAAGCTTTCTCTGAGAGATATTATGAGCAGTCACCACATATCCTAGCTAACAAGGATGCCGCTCTTGTGTTATCATACTCAATGATAATGCTGAATACAGATCAGCACAATGTGCAAGTTAAAAAGAAGATGACTGAAGAGGATTTTATCAGGAATAACAGGCATATTAATGGTGGCAATGATCTACCTCGAGAATTCTTGTCAGAGATTTACCATTCAATTTGTAAGAATGAAATCCGCACTACCCCTGAGCAAGGCGTTGGGTTTCCCGAAATGACACCTAGTCGATGGATTGATCTAATGCACAAGTCCAAAAAAACTGCTCCATTTATTGTATCTGATACCAAGGCTTACCTTGATCATGATATGTTTGCCATAATGTCAGGTCCAACAATTGCTGCCATCTCTGTGGTATTTGATCATGCTGAGCATGAGGAAGTATACCAAACATGTACAGATGGATTCTTAGCTGTTGCTAAGATCTCAGCTTGCCACCATCTTGAAGATGTTCTAGATGATCTGGTAGTGTCCCTCTGCAAGTTCACTACACTTTTGAACCCTTCATCAGTTGAGGAACCCGTCCTTGCCTTTGGAGATGACATGAAAGCAAGAATGGCAACTGTGACTGTATTCACTATTGCAAATAGGTATGGTGATTACATACGCACAGGTTGGCGAAATATTCTTGATTGCATCTTAAGACTGCACAAGCTTGGTCTTCTTCCTGCCCGTGTTGCCAGTGATGCAGCTGACGAGTCTGAGCTCTCTAGTGAAACTGTGCATGGAAAGCCTGTCACTAATTCTTTATCCTCGGCTCACATGCCATCTATTGGCACTCCAAGGAGATCTTCAGGATTGATGGGGAGATTTAGTCAACTCTTATCTCTTGATACTGAAGAGCCAAGATCCCAACCTACTGAACAACAACTTGCTGCTCACCAGCGCACCCTCCAGACAATACAGAAGTGTCACATTGACAGCATCTTCACCGAGAGTAAATTTCTACAAGCTGAATCACTTTTGCAGCTTGCAAGAGCACTCATTTGGGCTGCAGGGCGACCTCAGAAGGGGAACAGCACACCCGAGGATGAAGATACAGCAGTCTTCTGCCTTGAGTTGCTGATTGCAATCACTTTGAACAACAGGGACAGGATAGGGATTCTTTGGCAGGGTGTGTATGAGCACATATCCAATATTGTTCAGTCAACTGTAATGCCCTGTGCCTTGGTAGAGAAGGCTGTTTTCGGACTCCTACGAATTTGCCAGCGGTTGCTTCCATATAAAGAAAACATTGCTGATGAACTTCTGAGGTCACTGCAACTTGTCTTGAAGCTTGATGCCCGAGTTGGTGATGCATACTGTGAACAGATTACTCAGGAAATTAGTCGCCTTGTGAAGGCAAATGCTACTCATATAAGATCTCAATTAGGATGGCGTACAATTACATTACTCCTTACCAACACATCTAGTCACATAGAAGCATCTGAGGCTGGATTTGATGCACTACTGTTCATAATGGCTGATGGTGCTCACTTGCTTCCTGCTAACTATGCTTTCTGTTTAGACACTGCAAGGCGGTTTGCTGAGTCTCGTGTTGGACAAGCAGAGCGATCTATACGGGCATTAGATGTCATGGCTGGGTCTGTCAATTGCTTGGCTCGGTGGACTAGTGAAGCTAAGGAAGCACAAGATGAGGAACAAGCAGCTAAGATGTTGCAGGAGTTTGGAGAGATGTGGTTGAGACTTGTACAGGGTCTAAGGAAGGTGTGTTTAGACCAGAGGGAGGACGTTAGAAATCATGCTTTATTATGTTTGCAGAATTGCTTGACAGGAGCCGATGGCATTTATGTTCCACATGGTCGTGTGTTGCAATGTTTTGATATTGTGATCTTCACCTTACTTGATGACCTGCTTGAGATTGCACAGGGACACTCTCAGAAGGAGTACCGCAACATGGAAGGCACCCTTATCCTTGCAATGAAATTTTTGTCCAAAGTTTTTCTTCAATTACTCCCAGACTTATCACAATTGTCAACTTTCTGCAAGCTATGGTTAGGTGTGCTTAGCAGAATGGAAAAATATATGAAGGTAAAGATTAGGGGGAAAAGAAGCGAGAAGCTTCAAGAGACAGTACCTGAACTGCTTAAAAACTCCTTGCTTGTCATGAAGATGAAAGGTATTCTGGTGCAGAGGAGTGCCCTGGGTGGGGATAGTCTTTGGGAACTAACGTGGCTGCATGTGAACAATATTTCACCGTCATTGCAGCTTGAGGTGTTTCCCGAGCAGGATTCCGACCATTTGCAGAAGAAACAGGGTGAAGCAGTTGGAGGTTTGGTGCCTGATGAAATGGGTTCTGTTCCTTCAAGTGAAACAGAAAGCCTTGAAGATGCTGGTGTTGCTGGTTAA
- the LOC107480859 gene encoding uncharacterized protein LOC107480859 yields MVKSRDKKMSQARLEPYFDTSKKPRFFVIPERLGDIVVNFIKIGIVVCLVASISLAIHSAFSKQYRWFPLPEHIHVLQNASVSDGGPTNISHILFGIGGSASTWRTRSDYSKLWWDPNTTRGFAWLDEKPAISDPEGLTIPYQISQGWTQFRTLHSPSAVRIARIVYDSFKLGLPNVRWFVMGDDDTVFFTKNLVTVLKKYDHNEMYYIGGNSESVEQDVMHSYDMAFGGGGFAISYALAAQLARMMDGCLQRYFYFYGSDQRVWACVHEVGVPLTREAGFHQLDIRGDAYGLLAAHPMAPLVTLHHLDELKPVIPKHTRMDALKMLMAAYQLDPARIVQQSLCYDHNRKWSISISWGYTIQIYRTMLSAADLRMPLQTFKTWRSWGDGPFTFNTRPMSPDPCQNPAVFFLDHVSSVGTSGTVTVYKRFVPEEGEKCNGEDQVSNKTMNQ; encoded by the exons ATGGTTAAATCGAG GGATAAGAAGATGAGTCAGGCTCGCTTGGAACCTTATTTTGACACTTCTAAAAAGCCTAGATTCTTTGTTATCCCTGAAAGACTTGGTGATATTGTTGTGAACTTTATAAAGATTGGCATAGTGGTGTGCCTTGTTGCATCCATTTCGCTTGCCATACACTCAGCATTCTCCAAACAATACCGGTGGTTTCCACTACCAGAGCATATACATGTCTTACAGAATGCTTCAGTCAGTGATGGTGGACCAACAAACATTTCACACATTCTATTTGGCATTGGTGGCTCGGCTTCAACGTGGCGCACTCGCAGCGATTACAGTAAGCTCTGGTGGGATCCTAACACTACTCGAGGTTTCGCTTGGCTGGACGAGAAGCCTGCTATCTCAGACCCTGAAGGGctaacaatcccatatcaaatCTCACAGGGATGGACACAGTTCAGGACCTTGCACTCGCCATCCGCGGTTCGGATAGCTCGGATAGTTTACGATAGCTTCAAACTTGGTTTGCCAAATGTGAGGTGGTTTGTGATGGGAGATGATGACACTGTGTTCTTTACCAAGAACTTGGTCACTGTTCTGAAGAAATATGATCACAATGAGATGTATTACATTGGTGGGAATTCTGAGAGTGTGGAGCAAGATGTGATGCATTCTTATGACATGGCTTTTGGTGGTGGTGGATTTGCAATTAGTTATGCATTAGCAGCTCAACTTGCTAGAATGATGGATGGTTGTCTCCAAAGATATTTCTATTTCTATGGTTCTGATCAGAGGGTTTGGGCATGTGTTCATGAAGTTGGAGTGCCTCTTACAAGGGAAGCTGGATTCCACCAG CTTGATATAAGAGGAGATGCATATGGTCTTCTAGCAGCTCATCCCATGGCACCGCTTGTAACACTTCATCACCTTGATGAATTGAAGCCTGTGATTCCCAAACATACTCGAATGGATGCACTGAAAATGCTTATGGCAGCATACCAGCTTGACCCTGCTAGAATAGTGCAGCAAAGTCTCTGCTATGATCATAACCGCAAATGGTCCATATCCATCTCATGGGGTTACACAATACAAATCTACAGAACAATGTTATCAGCTGCGGATTTGAGGATGCCGCTGCAGACATTCAAGACATGGAGGAGTTGGGGTGATGGTCCTTTCACATTCAATACTAGACCTATGAGCCCTGATCCATGCCAGAACCCTGCAGTATTCTTTCTAGACCATGTTAGTAGTGTAGGCACAAGTGGAACTGTCACAGTCTATAAGAGATTTGTACCTGAGGAAGGAGAGAAGTGCAACGGCGAAGATCAAGTCTCAAACAAAACCATGAATCAATAG